A single genomic interval of Aedes aegypti strain LVP_AGWG chromosome 1, AaegL5.0 Primary Assembly, whole genome shotgun sequence harbors:
- the LOC5569486 gene encoding 28S ribosomal protein S29, mitochondrial — protein MFLRRIASALIRPSSCPKVSLSTATSPQQTQRDDFRTGETNPALHSKSHLSRFYTIPADVRKQVFSYGGFPKTFEKQIKTFNESCLMVREPAVELINYMNGADYSKPANRFVLYGKDGVGKSIVLAHLLHYGYNQEFVLVHVPWVPNWMKRAKETANSTTHEGCLDLPLDGAAWLIHFKNQNSKLLAKLDLKVSRDYVWTKRETTPAGAPMLELIDHGINRAKFSCDAIAALLGELKQQSTQGKLKTMVIIDGFNAFFHPQTRITTENKVRVTPDKVTLTKPFLDITRPDWSNGVCILAVDRMALTEDRMESELPMYQLRREGFEHLDPFVPIRVDNYSEEEYYSCVQYYLNRKWIQTTEQGFDKELEFLSGRNPFKLMELCASL, from the coding sequence ATGTTCCTCCGTCGCATAGCTTCGGCACTGATACGGCCCTCGTCATGCCCCAAGGTGTCCCTCTCGACGGCCACTTCACCACAGCAAACCCAGCGGGATGATTTCCGCACCGGAGAAACTAATCCGGCACTGCACAGCAAAAGCCACCTTTCGCGGTTCTACACAATTCCGGCCGACGTCCGGAAGCAAGTGTTTTCCTACGGAGGATTCCCGAAGACGTTCGAGAAGCAGATCAAAACCTTCAACGAGAGTTGTTTGATGGTGCGGGAACCGGCTGTGGAGTTGATCAATTACATGAACGGAGCGGATTACAGTAAACCCGCCAATCGGTTCGTTCTGTACGGGAAGGATGGCGTTGGGAAGTCGATCGTATTGGCCCACCTTCTGCATTACGGATACAACCAGGAATTTGTGCTGGTCCACGTTCCATGGGTGCCCAACTGGATGAAGCGAGCGAAGGAAACGGCCAACTCGACCACCCACGAGGGCTGTCTGGATTTGCCATTGGACGGAGCTGCTTGGCTGATTCACTTCAAGAACCAGAACTCGAAGCTGTTGGCCAAGTTGGATCTGAAGGTAAGTCGGGATTACGTGTGGACCAAGCGGGAAACGACTCCGGCCGGGGCACCAATGCTGGAACTGATCGACCACGGAATAAATAGGGCGAAGTTTTCGTGCGACGCGATTGCGGCCCTCCTGGGGGAACTCAAGCAGCAATCTACCCAGGGTAAGCTTAAAACGATGGTCATCATCGATGGGTTCAATGCGTTCTTCCATCCGCAAACGAGAATTACCACCGAGAACAAGGTACGGGTGACGCCCGACAAAGTGACCCTGACCAAGCCATTCCTGGACATTACGCGCCCCGATTGGTCCAATGGCGTTTGCATTTTGGCCGTGGACCGGATGGCACTGACCGAAGACCGCATGGAGTCGGAACTGCCGATGTACCAGCTAAGGAGGGAGGGTTTCGAGCATTTGGACCCGTTTGTGCCGATTCGGGTGGACAACTACTCGGAGGAGGAGTACTACAGCTGCGTGCAGTACTATCTGAACCGGAAGTGGATCCAGACGACGGAGCAGGGATTCGATAAGGAGCTGGAGTTTTTGAGCGGGCGAAATCCGTTCAAGCTGATGGAACTGTGCGCGAGTTTGTAG